Genomic window (Lycium barbarum isolate Lr01 chromosome 2, ASM1917538v2, whole genome shotgun sequence):
CGAAGAAACTGCTttcccgtttcaatttatatagaACCTATTTAATTGAATACGAAATTTAGAAAATTTAATGTTAAACGAATCACATGTATTTTATGtgaatataaattgtataaagaCAAATTATTTTCAAGTACAAaaagaattcattttttttagcatgaattgataaaaaaataaactaacataaattgaaacggaaagAGCATGTTCGTACAATCTAGCTAGTCCAATAAGTCAATGAGATCACTTACTACGATGACAATGACAAATTCCCATTGGGAGTACATCCAAAACTGTTATACTTAATGTATTCTAATAAAAAATACAATAAATATACGATTCTATAActtcaacttcttcttcttcttcgttttttttaacaatatacaccaattttttttttcttttttctaaagCAATCACCAATGTGAAAGCAAAAGAAGAGCCAAACGTTGTACAAACATCCGCACATGCCCTGTCATTGACCTCGGTCTCTTTTGCACGTGCGACAAAAAATTGAAGCAGGGACCCCCACTTACTTCATCACTCCAACAAATTACACCCAATAACCTCGTAAATGTGCAATCTCAAACTTTTGACCATTAAGGAAAAAATTCCTGCCTTCCTGAAGGCTATTCTTGTAAATCAACCATCATCCTTGGCTATTTCTCAAAAGGGATTTTGTAGGTACATGAACATATCCCGAAGTGGCGACATCTCATAACAGCTCTGTAAGCTGTTATCCGCGGTGGCATCAGTGTAATTAAACGGAAAATCAAGGGCTATTGTTTTCTCCCATTCGCTTAATTTCGGTTCGCTTTGAACTTCCCTCTCGCACGTGACCTCCATCGAAGGCACCTGTTCTGAACAGCTTGAATCAGCGTGAAGTTTAGGGAGAGAATCTGATGAATCGAAGTGCATGAAATCATTGTACACCTGCTGTGACGTTATCGGTGGTCTTGTTGAGACTGGAAATGGAAGAATTTTTGGCTTCATATCTATTTCGCTTGCAGGTGGCGACATTCCGATGTCAGTTTTTTGATGATTGAATTGTTTCTTCTCGATTGTACCCTTCTTATTGTATATTCGACATAACACCCAATCATCCAGCTGtcaaaaagaaaaaggggaaaaaagcCGTTCGATCAGTCAAAAGGATCAAATCACAACCGTCAAAAAAGTTTCAATTAAAGAGTTAATGATAAAAAACATAAATCAATTATCACTTTTTTCACGAGTTTCACTCCGCTAACTATTAATTGTTCCTTTTTTCTATTTAAATTATCACTATCTAtgtattaaaataaaaatttaattattaactGTTCCTTTTTCTACCGGATAGAATTTAAATTTTTCTGTGGGAAAAGAAAACAATGGATAATTAAAGTGTATTTAATACATTGACTGTGATAGTTAAGTTGGGAAAAAAAAACATGATAGTTGAAGCGCCAAACAAGCAAAAAAGATAGTTCATTATCTCATATAAATCACTCTCAATTGCTCTCTCACATTGGAGAAAAGAACGAAAAATATACTCTTCTGTCTCAATATATATGTTTGACTTGGCACAATatgtaaaaaggaaaaaaatacttTGACATGTACGATTAGAACAAACCTTAAATATTTATATAACTATAAATGAATAAAAaggaattttaaaattaaattatttttaattataggTGACATTTTATGACAAAACTAAAAGGGAAAGAATTGTAACAAGGGAGTAATAATTTTCCATAATAAGAAAGTTAAATTCCTCTCAATCATAAGTCTAATTCGGCTAATTTACTCACCCTTAAACTATTATTCTTGTTACGAGCAGATCGATCGACATGAGCAAGGCGATATTCGTGCATAATCCAATTAGTCTTTTCTCCTTTGGGAGCTTTGCCTGCGTAAAATACCAATGCTTTCTTAATTCCCATCGCCTTCGGACGACCAATTGGCTTATCCGCACCCGTCGCTTTCCAGTACCCGTTTCCTGCAGCTCGATTCGGGCGTGACCCGTTTGGATACTTCCGATCTCGCGGTGAAAAGAAGTACCACTCTTTCTCCCCATACAACGCCAAATCTGAAACAAGAAATTCTTCATTATTAGAATTTTTTAATCAGAAGTGAATTTAGAATTTCTAGGAAacaaacggaaaaaaaaaaaaaaaaacaagtggaATTGCTTCCTAATCTTTCTAATAAATAACTCAGCATTCAATTAGATATACTATTCAGCTTTCTTAGAGTATCAGCATTTAATATTACTTCCTCTATGTCAATATATGTAATACTTTTcgttttttattaaattttaaagttaaattagatTAAATTAATATAATATTCTTAAGACTGCACAAAAAGTAATAATATAAGGTATAACGTTTCTCGTATCAATTAATAAATATTAATCAAAATTCATGCCGTTTAAATGTAAAAGTGACAGAGGGATATATCAATTCTAAAAAATATCgtacataaaatatatatttttacgGGAAGAGCATGGATTCACGTGTCCCATAATTTATATATGTAAATTCGCCCGGCCCTGTTTTCAACTATCAGAAACGAAATTTCTTTAATTTTAGAACAGAGTGAATAAATTGCAGAAAAATACCAGGAAGATCCCATGGGTTGTACTTGTACAAATCAATTTCAGCTATAATGGGAACAGCAATGGGCTGTGCCGCACATTTTCGACATAGATAGTGCATCACAAGCTCTTCATCAGTTGGATGGAATCTAAATCCAGCGGGAAATTGCAATTCCATCCCTCCCATTTTCTTTTTTGCAATAATTTGATTTGAATTGCTCTGAATTGCaataatttatttttctcttgTGTGGAGTGTGTAAATACTGATTATATTAAGATTTATGAGAGGTGCTTTGAAATTTGAAACGTAGAACACAAGAGGAAGAAGGTTATATATAGGAGTTGTGAGGGACACGTGGCTAAAGAAGACGGCCGGTTCTAGAATAAACGTGGGGGTGATAATGTcaggaaaaaataattaaatatgtaATAAAATAAGGTGGAGACGTGTGAACGAATTGAAGTGGGGGTGGTGGTGGAGGTGTTGATAAACAAGATGGGTGGGATATTGTCACTGCTTACGTATTGAGTTTTGGATGAGAGCGGTAAAAGAGAAACTACGTGGAAATAGTGATATGAGGGAAGGAGCATTTGATTTTGCAGGGCATTTGTGTACTCCTCCGTTTCAAAATATTTATTGGCTTTTTGCTTTACGCGccctttaaaaaatattaattagaagGAATATTTTGCTTATTTTACCTTTATTTATATTTAAATTATAATTTGTCTCAATtaaatatttactttatttatgtTTCATCTACAATAATGATAAATTTCTGCTAAgggtaaatgaaaaaaaaataattaattgtgtctTAAAAGtctaaaacgataaataatttgagacaatatTCTTAGTAAccacgacaaatattttgagataaaGAGAGTatgggtctttaatttttgccctttaaatTAGTATTCTCTAGGcctaatttatatgacactctttccttttttttttttttttgcggagtGTCCTTCAAATgcaccggtctttaatttttgccttttgcCTAAAACTCCTAGGTTCCTAAATCGAACCCctactcagtcaaaaattttaaaaaatttcgccaagttgaacttgaattcgcaagacagagttttgcctgCGAAACTCTGCGCCTACGAAACTCCGCCTTAATTCTGCTTAAAGGTAAAATTCTACCTTAGGCACACACTCTACCTTAAGACAGAGTTTTAAGGTATAGTTTAAAACTCTGCATGCAGACCTAAATTTGATCCGAATAGGCCTACATTTGCTATAAAACTCTGccttgctaattttttttttgactgaaccagggttcgaaccccaaatctcatggtattaggcgaagtgcaaaaattaaagaccaccaatttgatgggcaaaaattaaagaccaccccaaataagggcattcctgcgaatcgTCTCTTTCCTTTTTCGtcaatctcaaaaaaaaaatgatagctTTCTATATTCGTTAAAATTGAACTTTAGGTTTAttttttatctttaatgaaatgatacaatttttttataatttgtttCAGACCACAAGGTTaaaaatttttcttttatttcttaaattttgtacaAGTCAAATATCTTCATATAAAATGGAAAGAAGGAaatagtttttaatttttgtcattcaaCATTTTTTGCACGACATAATTTTAGATTTTACTCAGCATAATTTAGATTATATCACATAAGTTATGTCGGGCACGACAAAATTTTAAACTCCACATTAAACTTTATAAAAACAGAACTTATGTGAAAGAACTTAATTCCTATTGAATTTATGCTAAGCAAAGCAAAAATTCAGTTTCTCAAGATAAATTCTACTTATGTCGAGCCAAAGCTTTGGATACTTTTGGAGTAATATATGAGTACTAGGAAAAACAAATTGACCACTAGGAAAAACAAATTGACCACAGATATGaagagtaaaaattaaagactagtgcgtTAGaaaggcaatccgcgcaaaaactCCGATTTGGAGTGAAGCTCAGTGAGGTGGAGGTACATTCAGGGATTGACTTGACCAGCATCACTTTTTTAAGATGACAAAACATCGTGGGccccacttttttattttattatcttaTGATTTCTCTGAAGTTAAAATTTATACTACTAAAGTTCTAACAAGAGGAGGCTGGaactatggtttcctagtcgtgACGTACGTACGTATAATTACCATCACACTGACGATATTTAAATAAATAATCAAATGAAAAAATTGTGGTAAAAGAAATAAGATCAATAATGCAACTCATCGAATATGCATTGTTCTTAACAAGTTTTCGAATTAATCCTAATTTTTCTCTACAAATTTCCTAATTTGGTCTAGTAATATTTCTTTACAATGAGCGAAAATTTACTACTACATATGCTTCTTAGTCTAAGCAATCATGCTGTTTTAATACCAAAACGAGGTTGTATGTTTGAATCCACTGACTAGAATTTGACTCATTGTGCAAATGCAATctatttgagttttttttttttttttttttgaggaaaaACGTAGTGTTATGTGATCCAAGCTTATTCAGGTCACATGCCTTGACTTTTTTGACAGTTTGGTAATcagtatcctaatttgattattgacTTTAGGGTCAGTAGGGTTGTCCGTCCTATATAAAAATGAATAGGTGATTATTTTCgttaaaatttaatttaaaaaattaaggaAGTTAAGATAAATTGACTCATTATACTCGGAACAAGACTTCTGTTGAAATCTATCACAAATTTTTGTTTTAAAACTCTCTTTGGCTTGCACGCATTGGGTTATTCTTACTCATTTTGACTATCACTCTCAATAACGTCAACACTGTCTACCTAACTCATATAATTGGCTAATTCTCTGTCAGAACATGTACTGTTTCAATTAATATTTgccttttctttttaattaatgATGAAAAATAGCTGAATATTTCAGTACCATCTTTTTAAGTTGCGCTCTTTGTATCTTACAAAAAGCTCTCCAGTTCCAGTTTAATAGTCCCTTTTTTATTTGCATAAATTTTTGTAAGATAATTTTAGATTTAATTTATGATATTATTGGAGGTAACAGAGTTCAGATTATTTTGAAATTAATAAAATTTTATCTGGAAAGTTAAAAATATTAGGCAACAGATCCTCGTTGCAGACCATTTTAGGATGACCCACAACAAAATATgatacctttttttctttttaaacaaagGTTAAAAGATCTAATTGCAAGTATTAGAAGATAGTCGCTTAAAATGTCCTTTTTTTCCCATCAATCATTAATTTCAGTTATAAACTACAACTCTAGCTGTTGAAACAGTGTTGCTTGAGTTGAGACTTTTTAGATCAACAAATCGATAGTGCCAGACTGCCAGTAATAGCAAAGTAATACTACTGTAGACATAATTATCTTGACCCCTTTTAATAACTCAGACTTATCAAAATTTTAAGTCCCCTCTATTGGTTTTTCTTTTAGTATTTTCATAACAAGAGGATCATGTCCTAATTATTATACGAAAAATGCATCTCTACTAGCTAGCAACTATTGTTCTATTTTCACACATAGGTAGAATTTAGTATGTTTAATCCATTCCATGTTAGCTAATTAACATCCTGAAGTCTTTCAAATGATGAACGTTATGGTGGAGTGATAAGTACTCCTTCATCGATCATTAACCAAAGATCTCGGGTTCAAGCCTTGTGTATTGAGTCGCCTTTGTATGGAGCGCTTATCCTCCCAAAGTGAGACTTAATGAAGCGAATATACTGAATTAGTCGGGCACAAAAGGGGTACCGGACACCAGGTGAGAAACCAAAAAGAAAATGATGAGTTGAActgataaaattttaaaaaatcatcTTAAATAGTCGTATGTCTAAAAAATAGCCGAAATATTTATAATTAATGtataatatatgatattgatTAGTGACTACAAATATTTTTGACGAACGGTTAAATATTCAACTTTTTCCTAAAATTTATTGCCCGTGCGAGTAGGATTGAACATGATTAGTAATTTTGTTTGGCCAAGCTATGGAGATAAAGTTCTTATTTTAGAACGTTAAGGTGTTTGACCCTGTAAGGGGAAAAAATAAGTATTTAAGTAGCAGCAGAGACAGTTTTtcaaaagcaaaaaaaataactttttccAGAAGCCCTTTTATGACATCGGTCAAGCTTAAAATACTGTTCTAATAATACTCCCCCTGTTGTTCACTTTAACTTGTCCACTAtatcaaaaataaattttcaattttacttctccactttaacatatcaagagaaatacaaacttttttttctttttgttttataCTTAACGTTAATTATTCAATTCCAAATAATTTGGGAGACTATACATTAaattaatatgagtattatgGTAAATATATACTTCAATTATTAATTCTTAAGTGGCACGCAAAATTAAAATAGATAAGTAAAAATGAACAGGGGAATTATTAACAAAAATACACTTCGAATTAATTAGTCAAATACTAATAACAAGTCTCAAaacaagattttttttatttttatttttttaaaagcacTTTTGAGGGATTCAATGCCTTTTTATGGCCCTAGCTATCAATAATAAGGAAGACTTACGCATTGGATTAGGTCATGGTTTACAATCACCTTTGGTCACATTAAACCCACTGTGCGTAATTGTGGAGGAGCATACTCCTGCCACGTTGATACGAAGTGTTCTTACTTTAACGTGACTCAATTCTATTGGACAATTATGTAAAGTCAAATACTTTGACTCCACCACACGGCTAAAAgcttattttctatttttatttcacGTGTCCAAGCTATTTTATCATTGTCTTGTGAAGGTCGGTGTTGCTTTTAATTAGTATTCCTTCCTGTCACATTTTATTTGAAGTATTAGTATTTGGGGagtcaaatattttttttaatctaatTATAATTTTTTAGTTTTGAATCATTAGGTATACTGACTTGAAatactttttatgtaatttttagatAAGTTAATTTCATTTTTATAAGATTGAAGAATCTATATTCAAATTTATAGTTAAACTTAAGCATTTTCACCCTGGTATTTCAAGCTCTTTCGCATAAATCTCTTCTTTCATGTTGAGCAAAAATTCGAAATGCTAAGAGTGGAGGTGCTCTCACTTATGTGTCCAATTGAGAAGTGGCGCAGTCATTCCCATTTGATTCCACATCATTGTTGGACCACTGCACTGGGAATTCATTAAAATACAACAGCTAGAGTTGTAGTTTATAACTGAAATATTAAGTTAtacctctatatatatatatatatatatatatatatatatatatatatatatatatatatatttagtatatatattaagttatactaaatatatttagtatatatatattaagttatacctatatatatatatatatatatatatatatatatatagtatatatattaagttatacatatatttagtatatatattaagttatacatatatttagtatatatattaagttatacatatatttagtatatatatattaagttatacctatatatatatatatatagtatatatattaagttatacatatatttagtatatatattaagttatacatacatatagtacatatatttagtatatatatatatattaagttatacctatatatatatatatatagtatatatattaagttatacatatatttagtatatatattaagttatacatacatatagtacatatatttagtatatatatatattaagttatacatatatataagtatatgtaagttatacatatatatgt
Coding sequences:
- the LOC132627135 gene encoding NAC domain-containing protein 2-like isoform X2 — translated: MGGMELQFPAGFRFHPTDEELVMHYLCRKCAAQPIAVPIIAEIDLYKYNPWDLPDLALYGEKEWYFFSPRDRKYPNGSRPNRAAGNGYWKATGADKPIGRPKAMGIKKALVFYAGKAPKGEKTNWIMHEYRLAHVDRSARNKNNSLRLDDWVLCRIYNKKGTIEKKQFNHQKTDIGMSPPASEIDMKPKILPFPVSTRPPITSQQNRCLRWRSRARGKFKANRN
- the LOC132627135 gene encoding NAC domain-containing protein 2-like isoform X1 encodes the protein MGGMELQFPAGFRFHPTDEELVMHYLCRKCAAQPIAVPIIAEIDLYKYNPWDLPDLALYGEKEWYFFSPRDRKYPNGSRPNRAAGNGYWKATGADKPIGRPKAMGIKKALVFYAGKAPKGEKTNWIMHEYRLAHVDRSARNKNNSLRLDDWVLCRIYNKKGTIEKKQFNHQKTDIGMSPPASEIDMKPKILPFPVSTRPPITSQQVYNDFMHFDSSDSLPKLHADSSCSEQVPSMEVTCEREVQSEPKLSEWEKTIALDFPFNYTDATADNSLQSCYEMSPLRDMFMYLQNPF